From Sander lucioperca isolate FBNREF2018 chromosome 14, SLUC_FBN_1.2, whole genome shotgun sequence, the proteins below share one genomic window:
- the edn1 gene encoding endothelin-1, with product MDMYILISVLSVMHSWILCTVLSAPAGETTASIDTQRLHVRTKRCSCNTFMDKECVYFCHLDIIWVNTPERLVSYGLGNAPRTRRAVADSMATSNGHRCQCFRQNDNTCRNFCRLENHLRYEPSPDTVIPSAEGDACAEAQCKQKLAADTGTIKRMRNSNKKRVSPLAIRAALKTRLLLEKWRVRQRHRARAWEGERPAS from the exons ATGGACATGTACATTTTGATTTCCGTGTTGTCAGTGATGCACTCCTGGATTTTGTGCACAG TGCTATCAGCGCCAGCCGGAGAGACAACTGCCTCCATCGACACCCAGCGGCTCCATGTGCGGACCAAACGCTGCTCCTGCAACACTTTCATGGACAAGGAGTGCGTCTACTTCTGCCACCTGGACATCATTTGGGTCAACACACCTGA GCGCTTGGTCTCATACGGACTGGGCAACGCTCCCAGAACTAGGCGCGCGGTCGCGGACTCCATGGCAACCAGCAACGGACATCGCTGCCAGTGTTTCCGCCAAAACGACAACACATGTAGAAACTTCTGCCGGCTGGAAAACCACCTCAG GTATGAACCATCGCCAGACACGGTGATCCCCTCTGCCGAGGGCGATGCTTGTGCTGAGGCGCAGTGCAAACAAAAGCTGGCAGCCGACACGGGCACGATTAAGAG GATGAGGAACAGCAACAAGAAACGGGTGTCACCTCTAGCTATAAGGGCTGCCTTAAAAACCCGTCTGCTGCTTGAGAAGTGGAGGGTGAGACAGCGCCACAGGGCGAGAGCATGGGAGGGCGAGAGACCAGCCTCCTAA